GAGAGTTCGGAAACATAATGGGATAACTTACTTTGTTCGTTCTTTCCTACATTTATTAGCATTGGTTAATTAAGATCAACTATAATGATTTATTTGTAGTCAGATATGTTGATTCTCATAATAAAATAATGTGCCAGTATAGGATATAGTTTAGTTGCTGGTATCAAATCCATATATAACAAAGCTACCATAACCACAAGATTTACTTGATTAGCATATCCTCGCGGCTCGCGTAAATTGGTATCCTACCGCAATCTTGGTGAAAATAGGCTAGATTTTCTTTCCAATTATTGGTTTAGGTTTGCCATGTACCCCATACCAAACTAATTATACAGTAAAACCTATGTATGAGAATATTCTATAAAAAAATAAACTCTAAATATggataaaaaatatttttgttctaaTATGGTTTAATCTTTGTAAAAATAACCTCTATATAGTCATTATAAAAATAAAGATTTTGTATGGTCCCAATAATATTCTTAAGTAAAAGTTTTTATTATAATATATGTCCAGGATTCAGGTTTTCACGTAAGTAAGTTTTTGTTTAGATATTATAAAATAGTTTAACGTGTATTTCGACACTTCTTCTCCATTAGACATGTCTCTGCAGGGAAACTAAACTTCagttgtaaaagaaaaaaaaattcccatGATTATAGTTTTGTACTGTCCATGTTTAGGCTTCCAATTTTTCATGGAGGAAAAagtgtgagagaaaaaaaaattgacccatAAAATCAACTTAGCATGCAGATTCATGTAAGAATATGATTAGACCCATAAAAACATCAACTTTTCTCTCTCCTTTTCTCCTCCATGACAAATAGAAAGCCTAAATATGGACATTATAAAACTATAATCACAGGCgaattttgttgttttctttttacaaCTGAAAGTTCTTTTCCCCCGCAATGACATCTACAGATTCTACACCTGATAACGGCCAACAAAGGACGCCGGAAGCTGAGCCATCTTTACAAATCAACAATCATTCTTTACCTGTAATTATTACCTTATttcttcttagttttttcttcctTGGCTTTTTCTCGATATACTTTGTTCGTTGTATTGTTAGTATCTTTCTACGTAGAAGTAatacacaaaataataataacattgTTATTAATAAATCTCAAGGTCTTGACCCatcaattgtttcatcatttcCAACTTTTGTTTATTCTTCTGTAAAAAGCCACCGACGAGAAAGAAGTAGTAGATTAGAGTGTGCTGTTTGTTTATCGGAATTCAACGATGATGATGTTATTAGGTTAATTACAATGTGCAATCATTCTTTTCATCCCGAGTGTATTGatctatggcttgaatctcataCAACTTGCCCTGTCTGTCGGCTGAATTTAGACCCATCTGAAAAATCACCggaaatcattttggaagtgaacGATACAACAACGGgtacaacaactacaacaataaTGTCTCATGAGAACGAGCAAGAAACCGAGCATGCAGAAGGAAATAATAATCATCATCATGTAGTTTTTGTTAATGATGAGCAAATTCACGGTGCGGGTGACGGAGACGAGGAAGAAGAACgacagagaaaaagaagaagacaaaATGAATGTGTGAGTTTTGGAGATGCGGGAGGAAGAGATGAAGAACATGTTGGGCATACTGACAAATTCTCAAGGTCTCATTCTACGGGACATTCTATCAAAAGTGGGGATGATAGGTTTACGTTGAGATTGCCGGAACATATTAAGAAAACCCTTTCTAGAGGACATAGTTTGACGGCTAGTTGTATTACATTTGGTAATTTTTCAGCTGACGTGGTAATTGGAAAAGATGGTCCTGGAGAACTTTCAAGGTATTCTGTCCGAGACACCATAAAAGTGTAAAATCTCTTAAAAAATTCTCCGCTACTTGTCTTAGTTTTCATTATAATTTATTAGGAAACTTCGTATGTACTTTGATTCCAATGTAACAATGTTAATAGATACCTCGGTTTATTAGTTCTTTTTGATAGGGAAGTTAATGTAGATCAAGAGTaggaaatataaaataaaagtaTATATGGAAGTATATTCTGAATCTTTGTTGTTACATCCGATCTCTTTGTTtatactcttgttgttcttccctgCTTTTTGCTTCTTTGGTTCTTTTTATGTTAATGATGAAATATTCCGATTGCGATAAACTATCCCCATAATCTACATTATGATACATGGGAATTAAAGTAAAACCTTAAACATACATTGCGTAATCATGTACATCGTTCCTTTGAATTTTTGTGACGCAAAACACGATTAAAGTTTGTTAAAAACATAATTAGCTTCACAAAGCAGTGAAATCACTGGCAGCAAAAGGCGTACAAAGGACTAGCCGAAACTTATTGTTACATAATGATAGTATGCCAGTTCCTATGGCTAGGTTAATGGACATACATTCAGAAATGTTACTTTTTGAAGCTAAAAACCAATCAAAAAGCGTACCTTTAACATACCCACTAATCTTTCAAAAATTTTATACTTaccaataatattttttttatgattctttCTTGTCATATAATCCATCAAATTGCAAATGAGATTAAGTCCTATAtcttccatgtttttcttcttcactttcttcttctAAGTTCCCATAGAAGTATTCTGGCAGAGTCTGGGAATATAAATGTATCCCATGGAAATTTAGGAAGGAATTCAGAAGAGTTTTAATCATTTCATAATCAAGGACAATGTGCAGAgttaaattcatttttttttgcataggATGCATACATTAATCACTGTTGTACTTCTCTATCTGTCCTAAGTTGGACATGTATTAAAACGCAGAGTCCAAATGAAGAAAATAATCTTTTGTGGTACTTTGGGATTACACAAACATCTTATATAGAAAAATCAATAAACCTCCTTCATTCAGTTGAGAGTAACAACTAGTCACCGAGAAAATGTTTGCAAGTCTCCATATTTTTCAATTCATACCAACAATAAGAAGATTAGGCTCTTGAATCATTGTTAGCATTTGACAAACTTACTTTACTTTATTATTCTTCAAATATTTGCAAAAAATTAAAATTCCTTATGTAGCATGACCATATGAAAAGAGAAGCATATCACTAATAATTGAATTTTGTTTCTGGACATCTTGTAAAGAGAAGGGAACAAATTTCCTAACAATTGATCATTGACCCAATAATCTTTCTAAAACAGACATTCCCCACTCCTTATTTGGATGATAttattaacaatttttttttctttgagattCTTTCCCATATACTCTTACTCTCAGAATATTTAGCAGAATCAGGATGAAAAGCAATCTCATTACCACAAAATTTCTTTTTTTACTACTGATCTCTTGAAGGCTTTCTTTTCTTTACCATACCTCTTGGTATGTAAGGATTTGTTAATACTACCATTTTGAGAATCAAATCGCATGTTGAATCGTGAACCGCCTATTcacatttgattttgtttttggtggaaatactTGAGTGTAGGACAAAGAAATTGGATTTGAAAAAAAGTGGTGGATTTACCAACATTCCCAAGTAAGGGACTTTGGTCTTTCCCGTCCCGGAAAAATACGGAAATGACAACCGTATCCTAAAATTTGtttgtattttgatgttgtttaggatcttcataattaattaccCAACAAGAAAAATTTCGCGTATGAGCTCGTGTACAATCTTTATTGTCCATGACAACATATATTACACCTTATTTAGGACACACAAACAACAAAGATACCATAGTCACGGTAGAATATACAACTAACTATTTTATATTTAGGAAATTGAGGTTCTGGAATACACGAACCGGCCTTATGGGCCTTGGTCCAAGGGATCTATCTTTCGCCGGGACACCACAGTAGACGACTATCTAAACAACAACCAAatactattattttttttaaggCCACTTGATATGATGATTGGATTTACACCACTATcataaaacaaaaaaacagaaaatttATGCTGCTTGTTCGTTTCTTCACACGCTTGGATCTTCTTTACTCTTTGCAGAAATGACCACTGAACTCTACTGAGGCTGGTCCTTCTCGTGTTGGTGGTCAAGGACTAAATACACCATCCTTAAACGTGACATAATTTCACCTTTATAGTCTCCAAACACCATTTTATAGTTACACATGATAATCGATGTTAGCCTCGATTTGTAACAAGAAAATCATTGCCTTAGTATCTGTGCCGAGCACTTTATTTCACCCTGTACAAATTCTGCAGGATCaataaagctaattttggaaGTTGCACAATAGTTACTTCGTTGCAAACTTTCCCTTTTTCCAGATCTTACTTTTTTTAATCAGGGCTACATTCTCCCATGTATCTATCGTCAGTGTTAGACTGTTTCGAAAATTCATCCCAGTTACAATTCATGAAGTGCTAGGATTAAATATGACAGGTTATACATTCACCAATGTTTCAACAAAGACGACAATATCACCTTGTTCGTCTTTGTTTTGCTGATCCACTGACTCCATAAGAGCCCCAATCTTGCCAACTAAACATTTAATGTTTTGGTTCAGCTCAGTTAGACTTAATATCCTCCCACAACTTATTGTACCATGCATAAATCTGTCActaaacatttgatatttctcTCTATATGCATGGTGAATCATGCAACGGTTTCACGTTTGCCCGCGTTTttatgaaaattgatgcataCATGTTTTGAACCTGATTAGGAAATATTGCGCTTATCAATCCccattaatgggagattatattCTTATTGGCGACATACTGTTAGAGCGTAGCCAAACTATTTTGGAAATCATATGGTTCTTTTATCCTGATGGGTTGGTGAGCAAGATCAATACTTATGAATGTGCTGGTTTGAAAACTCACTTTTTTATGTATTATGATATAAATACTTTCGTGAAATCCGATACTGTAAAACTGAGCTTGTGTACTCTGAAGGTTCCTCCATCCATTCTCATTAGGCTGGCATTTGGGTTGTCTATCAGTGATCTCATACAACTGATGTCTTTGTTGGTTTCCTTCTTCCCGTGCATAGTGAACAATATGTGACCAGCTCTTATACTACGAAAGAAACTCTTACTCTATGGCATCTGTTCTTGCGCATGCCTCTTCTGGGTGCGCAAACTTCTCAAAGCACGCATTC
This genomic stretch from Papaver somniferum cultivar HN1 chromosome 5, ASM357369v1, whole genome shotgun sequence harbors:
- the LOC113277517 gene encoding RING-H2 finger protein ATL29-like, which gives rise to MTSTDSTPDNGQQRTPEAEPSLQINNHSLPVIITLFLLSFFFLGFFSIYFVRCIVSIFLRRSNTQNNNNIVINKSQGLDPSIVSSFPTFVYSSVKSHRRERSSRLECAVCLSEFNDDDVIRLITMCNHSFHPECIDLWLESHTTCPVCRLNLDPSEKSPEIILEVNDTTTGTTTTTIMSHENEQETEHAEGNNNHHHVVFVNDEQIHGAGDGDEEEERQRKRRRQNECVSFGDAGGRDEEHVGHTDKFSRSHSTGHSIKSGDDRFTLRLPEHIKKTLSRGHSLTASCITFGNFSADVVIGKDGPGELSRYSVRDTIKV